In Pseudomonas grandcourensis, the DNA window TGCAGAAACAGATCAATGACCTGTGGCGCACCATTCCAAAAGGCGCGGACAAGTACAGCGACAAGGACAACGCACGCTTCCCCGCCGAACCTCAGGAAAACATCCTGTACTTCATCGAAAAACATGCGCCGCTGCTGGAGCCATGGCAGCGGGAAATTGTGCGCATCGTGCGCAAGATCGCTCAGTATTTTTATCCACAGCGCCAGACCCAGGTGATGAATGAAGGTTGGGCCACGTTCTGGCACTACACCCTGATGAACGACCTGTACGACGAGGGCCTGGTCACCGACGGCTTCATGATGGAGTTCCTGACATCCCACACCAGCGTGGTCTTTCAGCCGGGCTTCGACAGCCCTTACTACAGCGGAATCAACCCCTACACTCTCGGGTTTGCCATGTACCGGGACATCCGGCGCATGTGCGAAGCACCCACCGAGGAAGATCGCCACTGGTTCCCGGAAATTGCCGGCACCGACTGGCTGGCAGCCATCAAGTTCGCCATGAGCAGCTTCAAGGATGAGAGCTTCATCCTGCAGTACCTGTCGCCCAAGGTGATCCGTGACCTGAAGCTGTTCAGCATTCTCGATGACGATCAGAAAGACGACCTGCTGGTGCCGGCCATTCACGATGAAGGTGGCTACCGCATCATCCGTGAAACTCTCGCGGCACAGTACAACCTGGGTAATCGCGAACCCAACGTGCAGATCTACAGCATCGACCGGCGTGGTGACCGCTCCCTGACCCTGCGTCACCAGCAACACGACCGCAAACCGCTGGGAGAGTCTACTGAGGAAGTGCTCAAGCACTTGCACCGCCTCTGGGGTTTCGACATCCACCTGGAAACCCTGCAGGGCGATCAGGTCATGAAAACCCATCATGTGCCGCCCAGAAGCGAGCACAGTGAAGGCGATTACGGCCGCCTGGACCTGGCCGTCATCCATCTTTGATCCGGTTTGTGCCTCCGAAAGCTCGATGCAACGGTTATCCTGTCGAGCTAACGGAGGTTTTTTATGCGGATTTATAAAGTCGGCGGTGCGGTACGCGATCGCCTGCTGGGCAAACCGGTTACCGATATCGACTGGGTCGTGGTCGGTGCTACCACCGAAGAAATGCTCGCCAAGGGCTTTCGGCCGGTGGGCGCGGATTTCCCGGTGTTCCTTCATCCAAAAAGCGGCGAAGAATATGCCCTCGCCCGCACCGAGCGCAAAAGCGGACGCGGTTATGGCGGGTTCACTTTTCACGCCAGCCCTGAAGTCACCCTCGAAGAAGACCTGATTCGTCGTGACCTGACCATCAATGCCATGGCCGAAGACGATCAGCAGAATCTGACCGACCCGTACCACGGCCAGCGCGATCTCGAAGCGCGCTTGCTTCGTCATGTTTCCCCGGCATTTGCCGAAGATCCTCTCCGGGTCCTGCGTGTTGCCCGCTTCGCCGCGCGCTACGCGACCCTGGGCTTTACCGTTGCCCCGGAAACCCTGGCACTGATGCGCCAGCTCAGCGAGTCAGGCGAACTTGAAGCGCTGACCCCGGAGCGCAGCTGGAAGGAAATTTCCCGCGCCCTGATGGAAGATCAGCCACAGGTGTTTGTTGAGGTTTTGCGCGCATGCGGCGCACTCAAGGTCCTGATGCCCGAGGTCGACGCGCTGTTTGGCGTACCGCAACCACCCGCCCACCACCCGGAAATCGATACAGGCGCACATACCCTGAGCGTGTTGCAGCAAGCCGCACTACACAAACAGCCGCTGACCGTGCGCTGGGCGTGCCTGTTGCACGACTTGGGCAAGGGCCTGACGCCAGAGGAAGAATGGCCGCGACACATTGCCCACGAGTTCAAAGGCCTGAAGCTGATCAAAGCGGTCAATGAACGCTTCAAGGTGCCGAGGGACTGCCAGGAATTGGCACTGCTGGTGGGCGAGTATCACACCCACGGGCATCGCGCTCTTGAGCTGAAGCCATCGACATTGCTCGAATTGCTGCAGAGCTTCGACATCTACCGTCGGCCACAGCGGTTCGAGGAGTTCATCGCAGCATGCGAGATGGATGCGCGTGGGCGCAAAGGGCTTGAGGAAAGAAGTTATCCACAGGCAGATTATTTGCGCGGCGCGGCAACTGCAGCTCGTAGCGTGGCGGTTCAGCCGTTGCTGGAGAAAGGCTTCAAGGGGCCGGAGCTGGGGGAGGCGATCAAGCGCGAGCGGCTAAAAGCCTTGAAAGCCTACAAAGAGACCGAGTCGATCTGAAAAGCTTCGCGAGCAGGCTCGCTCCCACTGGCTTACGCTAACCCTGTGGGAGCGAGCCTGCTCGCGAAGACGTCAGTAAGATCACAACAAATCTGAAG includes these proteins:
- a CDS encoding SpoVR family protein; its protein translation is MTAKEQKRQPISTGSEWTFELIQAYDREISRIAAGYALDTYPNQIEVITAEQMMDAYASVGMPLGYHHWSYGKHFLSTEKSYSRGQMGLAYEIVINSDPCIAYLMEENTICMQALVVAHACYGHNSFFKGNYLFRTWTDASSIIDYLVFAKQYIMQCEERHGIDAVEDLLDSCHALMNYGVDRYKRPYPISAEEERRRQKDREEHLQKQINDLWRTIPKGADKYSDKDNARFPAEPQENILYFIEKHAPLLEPWQREIVRIVRKIAQYFYPQRQTQVMNEGWATFWHYTLMNDLYDEGLVTDGFMMEFLTSHTSVVFQPGFDSPYYSGINPYTLGFAMYRDIRRMCEAPTEEDRHWFPEIAGTDWLAAIKFAMSSFKDESFILQYLSPKVIRDLKLFSILDDDQKDDLLVPAIHDEGGYRIIRETLAAQYNLGNREPNVQIYSIDRRGDRSLTLRHQQHDRKPLGESTEEVLKHLHRLWGFDIHLETLQGDQVMKTHHVPPRSEHSEGDYGRLDLAVIHL
- a CDS encoding multifunctional CCA addition/repair protein; the encoded protein is MRIYKVGGAVRDRLLGKPVTDIDWVVVGATTEEMLAKGFRPVGADFPVFLHPKSGEEYALARTERKSGRGYGGFTFHASPEVTLEEDLIRRDLTINAMAEDDQQNLTDPYHGQRDLEARLLRHVSPAFAEDPLRVLRVARFAARYATLGFTVAPETLALMRQLSESGELEALTPERSWKEISRALMEDQPQVFVEVLRACGALKVLMPEVDALFGVPQPPAHHPEIDTGAHTLSVLQQAALHKQPLTVRWACLLHDLGKGLTPEEEWPRHIAHEFKGLKLIKAVNERFKVPRDCQELALLVGEYHTHGHRALELKPSTLLELLQSFDIYRRPQRFEEFIAACEMDARGRKGLEERSYPQADYLRGAATAARSVAVQPLLEKGFKGPELGEAIKRERLKALKAYKETESI